One Rhea pennata isolate bPtePen1 chromosome 15, bPtePen1.pri, whole genome shotgun sequence genomic window, tctagtccaagccccttgctcaagcagggtcacctagagtatgttggacagccctcttttctccccattcctgGACGTGACAGCTTGCTAATGTTAAtaactgaaagctgaagaaaaaaaacctataaTATTTACAAAAGCAATGCTCtaaaaattttttattattgccaAAAATTTAGCTGATAGCATTAAGGACACTAGTGACAGATAACGTGTATGTGCTACTTCAATAAAAATTATTgagaactttgaaaaaaatgtatttatgctGAAGTATTCTgtgaaatagtgtttttttctttaagaaaaaaataaggtacTTCAATAACCATGGTGTTAGCCTACACACAAAGTTCTTACATgaaatagctttgttttcaaGCATGGCTTCACTTCAGCATTTTAGCACAGCACTTGACATATTCaatctaaaataaatcttgTGTTTAAAAACACTGCAGTAGAACAGCTCAGTAAGATGATTAAAGTTTGCAACAGGTTTTGCACTTTGACTCATCACAAGCAAGACAACAACCTTCCTTCaaataagttttatttctgattttcacaATGTTTTAAGTATATCTTGCTATATTTCACATTTGTGCTTCAACTACCTTTTTTCACTCCATCTCATTCTCTTTCTACTTGATCACATAGTAATATGCATAATATCCTATCTCCTTGTTTTTGCTTCGTATTTTTTTATAGATGGCAACACAGTGATGTCACCTAACAAGACTAATGACATCacaaagcaggggaaaaaaagaaaataattctatatCCCCATTttatcaggaaagaaaatatctcttatgtacatttatgtatattttatacattcaAATTGACTTTAGTATAAAACTTCTTTCTATATAACATCATGACATAGCTGACATTAAAGGACTGTTTCCTCTATTGTGTATtccattttcttatttactCAACACAGAGCATGAGCTATCTCTGTAGGTAGCGCCATTTCTACACTCTATAAAACAGTTGTAGAATTAGAGATTTTGGTATAAAAAGTTAGCGTACCCTTTAGAAAGCTTATAAAGGCCAAAAATTGGATCACTGCCCCATTAAACTAGTTCTTTGCCGATCTGCATAGAACACAGAACTGTTCCATCAGCAGAGACCCTGCTGTGCAGAACATGGGTACAGctacacatacatacattccCCCCAGAAGTTCAACTTCAATACAGTGAGAAAAACAATCCGAGAGAAATTCAACTTGACGAAGGAATGCTCAAAAGTCCCTCTAAACATATTACATTATACCACAGAGCTCCTTTAGCTCTCAGATTCTTTACttatattcttttaattctaaccctttttttaaaaaaacaatcacAATCTACATGCTCACCAAAATACTAGGGTTGTTAgactttattcttttaaaagagattaAGCTTGAGCTAGTTTACTTACTCTTGtatgtgctttctttttaattaaaaatgcagtagaaaATCCTTGCATTTTACTGCAAGAATCCATTATATTATTCTCTTGAGATCTCTCTTGGTTTATCCAACTGGAAGATGTTACGTAAGTAAGTTTCCCCTCCAGAAATCACTCATTCATTTGTCTGGACAAGGTCAAAATAAGTATTCTAACGACAACCATAAGAATTTAACTAAAGAATAAAGTTAGTAATGCTGCTGTTCATAAATAAAGATTTGCAAACAATTAAATAATGACTTATTTACATACTATTAcctatccatttttttaatgtattaagtAATAATGCATACATGGAAATGAATTAttgtttggcttttttatttattaaggTGTACAATCAGATTAAATTTTATAACTTGgcaaaatgaaagtaaaagatCCATAGAGAAAAGAATTACATTACCTCtggtgaggaaaaaataaaatggttggAAGGCGGTCTGTCATAAATTCCCACGGAAGGTCATTTCGAGTAGTATCAATTCTGTcaagaaaaaacacactgaTAAAGAGAACAAGCAGATGAAcacactgtattttcttctaaaacacCATTTTGGGGATTGGCTAATTTCTATTCATTAATTTGTTTCTCAGTACAAATTCATGAATATTTTCCTCTAAGCAACTAGTTTTAGGAATAAATtactttgctgcttcttccaagGACTGGCatattcttcaaagaaaaatttttgcTAAAGCTCTAcatacaaaagaacacaacacaaTGAAACAACTcttcatttaatgtttttctccctttaaatttttctttgcctttttaataataaaatacttacaattaagaaaatttcatttgtaatcataaaaaaatcacagtaatgTGTTAAGTTACGACAGATAacactgcaataaaaataatgaagcaaaTGAGAGAAGTTCCAAATCAGGACAGAACGCGTATATATTTGGGAGTACCATTACATCTATGAGATTAAGGCAGCAATTATAAACAGGTAATAAACTCcagatttagatttttttttccatatatgtGGTGCTGCCCCCTGGGGTGGATTCCAGTCggaatgaaacaaaaaggaTTAGATCAGAGCAGAGGTTGCAGATATTGATGTATTATCAAATATATGAGCAAGAATGTTAAAGCTGCattgaaacatgaaaaatactggaaatactAAACAAAAATATGTCTTAAGCACCAAATAATACACCATACACTATTTCTCAACTAATGCAATATAATAGGATATAGTTCTTTTCTACCAATTATCAGGGAGAGAGGTAAAATTGATGCTCTGctattatctgtattttattgatTCACTTTCTGAAACTAGGTATGAAACTGCAAGTGTAATTGCActgaataaaaatctgttttaattaaattagaaaacTACTGCAGTGAATCTGAAAACCACCAAATTTACGTAgaataatacataaaataattcattcaaagaaaaatgaaacagattaCATTCACATCAAGTATTGCAtatttgcagagagaaaaaaggtaattattttctacattttcagtCTCAAGTATATGATTCTAGAGagacaacctttttttttttttttttctttaccttgcCACAGTGAAATTATCTGCAGGCAAAAGCCGAGCAAGCTGAATGAAGATGTGATTAAGAGAAGCACAGAATCCACACCATTGTGCAtaataaagcagcaaaacattCTAGAAGATAAAACCAGAGAAGAGTTTGATTACCTACAATAGTTAATCTGCACTAAAGAATGACTAGTCTTCacaacagcaaaattattttgaattatttaaaattaaaaggaaactATATCATAATGTTAATATACTTTATAAACTATTTACTGATGCCCACTGTCTCCTGAACCAAAACCCAAAAGCTCTCAGGGAATTCactttctgggaagaaaaagacaaaatgaagagGATTATTTAGTTCccttttaatgaaaatgcacCACTAGACTTTCTTAAATGTCTCATAATTATTCTACTTGAGCAACTGCATACCtgatatagaaaaaaattcaatgATCAGCCCTAAAAGTGTGTTGTTCTCCTGCAACTAGCAATGCAGGCATCAGGGGTGCTAGAAACCAAATTCTGCATGTGTCCAAGTTCACTGAATCATCACAGCAGCCAATGGATATTGGTCCTGACTCTATTATATCTTTAAGGAATCAGTAATTTAATCACCTTTCAGTATGACATcgtatataaaataattttatgacaCGCAATAAGAAAACTTTTAAccctgagatttttttgtttttgtatggtttcaaatattactttaattttataaactttcattttttctgtattatgtCTACTTTGCAATCACCTTTgcaaataaactttaaaaagtttattttaaaaagaaactgtagtatataaaaaacaaaataaaacaaaaaagttgtggcatgtttattttctttgaggtTGGGGCCCAGAAACTAGAACGTTCTTCAATACTAATCTCAAGCCCTATGTATTTACAATGTGTTCCTGCCAtcctggaaaagaggaaaggggtgAGGGGAGGAAGCAAATGATACTTCTtcattacttttccttttttatatctGTATTTCTAACAcatagcaaaaatgaaaatgaccaAACTGAGCTGTGGCAAAGATTTGCCAGGAAATCAGTTGCACTGACTCCTGGATGGTTCTACTACCACCTTTTACAGATTCACTTAAGATCACACTATTTGAATTGCATTTATAGACAAATATTCTTGAATTGTTACAAAGtaacatatatttttgttttacaaataagAACAAGCACATCAAtgtaaaaaagaatgaaattcaTTCCTCCAAAGTGCAAAGAATGATTTGCAAGGAAGATTGTCAGTAATGATTTGTACCTTTTCATTCAAAAACACAATATCATGGAAGGTATTAGTAGTCACTTCAGTGATTATGCGTTGTGCATGAAAATGGACTGAAGAGTCATCAACTAGATGCCTTTTCAAGGGACTGTAGAGAATGCTGAAATTTTTTATGAAgttctctgaaatgaaatgatacATTACAAAGTTATTTAAGTTTCACAACAACAGTTTCCATTTTGGATTTCAGAAGaatttgagagaaaacaaaacaaattcaaatcTGGTTTCAAAtcataaatttatttctgacCATTTCCTATCAACTTGTAAGTAACCACCACTTCTGTGGAAACAATACGAAATTTCAATTGCCTGCTGCAAtcttctcttcacttgccttACTACTTTTTTGCTTCTATTACTATTCTGTAATTACTGCAATAATAATTCCTTTGCATCCTAATCTAAACACATACCTGCTAAGTCATAAATAGGATCTTCACCCTGTCTTTTACTTTCCACATTGCATTCAAACATATGCTCTTTATCTTGAAGGCTCTAATAAATTCCACacttatttacttatttgcatttattctttAAGTACTTTCcttgtaattttcttttgctttagaCCTTCAAAGACAGCACTATTCCCATGACAACATGACTGGCCATCTTTAGTTCATCAGTGACCACATTCCTCTCCATTCAACtttctctttaatattaaaatatttgacaatATTTGACCAGCAGTAAAAATTTAGAACAAACCCCAAACCCTCATCTACCTTCACCTACACTGCTTTGAGCCAGAACCACATTCTCTAAATTGATAGAAGATATGGAGTATATCATTCATTTCAATTTACATTCAAAACAGTACTATTCTatgtattataaaataaaaagatccaACAATCAGgacaaatgaaataattaaaaaaacatgctgaaaacaattatttcttcaaataaaacttcttaTCCTAGTGTTCTCAGTCCAAAAACTAGGCCCAAACAAAATTGGTACCTTTGTACATAGGTACCAGATTATCAAGTTTATCTCTGGAAATGCAAATAgcatacatttaattttatattcaaCATTCAGCATTTATGAAATTCACACATCAGATCAAATTAAAAGTTTTGTACTTTCTAGATATCTGATTTTGGATATTTATGCTTGACTAAGTATTATGTAACTAAAAGGTGGGAGCTAGGTAAAAAACATATTAATATTCCTGAATTTTTAGGCAACAGTCTGTAAAGACCAGAATCTGTTAAATATATTACAcaaagatatttcattttaaaattctagtaAAATTGTCAAAAGTTAGAggctgaaaaaaagacaaacacacATCCCCCTCACAGTGACTCCCTGACAAAAGATGTGGAAGCAAAAAGTTTCCAGAAGTTCAGATTATTGGGAAGACAGCATTGCTTTCTGAGAGTTACTCAGCAGAGAAACCCCGTCATGCTCAGGAAATCCTGTGAACTAAAAATAGTTTGAGACAGAAAGTACTTGGAGtaaaaaggggaaggaaacaCGATATACGTTCACTCTggccttattttttcctaagtatCTGCTTAtgatcactgttttttttttttttttgttttttatctgaagtatttttctgagGAGGTGGGACAGAGAGGATACAGAACTGGATGGGAAAGTTGATCAGAACGTGactatttttcctcatgttttgCATGCTTTCGTACTTACAGTTTTGAGGGACAATGCAAATATTATTAATGCTCTAATACAGTCATTTTATGAAGGgtatatattttccatttacaaaCTTACTCTCAGacttaaattttcttatttcaagcATTTCTAGTAGATACCATACCCAAAGTAGATCCAAGAAGTGATTGATTCTGATCCAGGACATAGTGCACTTCTTCTTTCAGGTCAACAATGGCAGCAAATTCCTTAAGATGAGTAGATCTTGATGCTCCTAATCTCTCTGCGTATATCCAAAAAAGATTTGAATCCACTAGATAAAGATTCAAGGTTTTGTTGGTCCTGCAGCTCAGACCAGTAATGTTAGCGCCATTATCATTAAggtcagaaataaaacaattcctATCCTCAATATGAGAAATAGAATTTTGGGCATCATCCTTATCTTTCTTCCCATGGGAAGAAAATGCTACTTTAGGGGTCTGAAAGATGGTCTTCTCAGAActaataaaacttaaaaaatgcCTATTTACTGTCCTGCAACATGCAGTGTAATAGCTAAAGGGACTATAGAAACTTAAGAAATTGCTGCATTCTATGGTATTTGATATAACTTGAAAAAAGGTATGCTCCTGGAGGTAGAAAGAGTCCAAAGCCGCTTCTATCTCTAAGAAGTTGCAATGTGGCACATTGACTTTATTTGGTTTGACACCAAGTGTCTGGTTAATGCAAAGCTCACAGACATTGTGAGTTCTAGATATTGAATGCCACTGAGGAAGCACCACTGTGTTACAGCACGGGTACTTTGTTATTGAAAATGTTTCCGACAATTCTGTATGTGTATCTGGTACACGGGAATCAAAAGCTGGTGAATCAGCCTCTCCTAAGTGTTGAAGGACTGGTTCAGCTGCCTGGCTTTTATTACAGTTGTGGTATTCCAAGGCCACTTTGGTAATCTacagggagggggagaga contains:
- the TXNDC11 gene encoding thioredoxin domain-containing protein 11 isoform X3, which codes for MQETEAFLLFSRNTLIPSEPGVLGYFEFNASPQPPGYLTFFTSALHSLKKDYLGTIRFGVITDKRVAEEISLVHSGSVYLHRHVNTSLIYPNDVMNYTAENICKWALENREMLISWLRPHGGKSLLLNNELKKGPALLIFIPYNPLAEIHPLLDEITKVALEYHNCNKSQAAEPVLQHLGEADSPAFDSRVPDTHTELSETFSITKYPCCNTVVLPQWHSISRTHNVCELCINQTLGVKPNKVNVPHCNFLEIEAALDSFYLQEHTFFQVISNTIECSNFLSFYSPFSYYTACCRTVNRHFLSFISSEKTIFQTPKVAFSSHGKKDKDDAQNSISHIEDRNCFISDLNDNGANITGLSCRTNKTLNLYLVDSNLFWIYAERLGASRSTHLKEFAAIVDLKEEVHYVLDQNQSLLGSTLENFIKNFSILYSPLKRHLVDDSSVHFHAQRIITEVTTNTFHDIVFLNEKNVLLLYYAQWCGFCASLNHIFIQLARLLPADNFTVARIDTTRNDLPWEFMTDRLPTILFFPHQRKEQSVKFPEDFPVNLPNLLKFILHYSSLSSSSDLCTKECLHKETVLQQGHISHLEREIQKLRSEISALHQAHDKLEEQLSEARREEQRLQQQKHMLEKQHKTLQLHSEQLQSTYDQKNQELLAMAEKLQELADASENLLKENTLLRILVASKEGKLQLKDETKEPVQSEQTPFDDNDASVSTAATTLVEKKINNIDTIETEHSSENRTG